In Candidatus Palauibacter scopulicola, one genomic interval encodes:
- a CDS encoding tetratricopeptide repeat protein, whose translation MNGRGRETEEGAPNAARSGASDRAGVADEAGGSGADAGRGRPVLRSILGTGQRRWLRFGLGVAVFMLANTLYLLANRLADGLGLEFFAVGENSLPQLFQAMVLTHTGVGLLLAAIMFGFLAAHLPTVWKRKHRASILTGIGMGLVGGVLVLTGLFILTAAASRENSWAWWAHVGSAVLIVSAYAGHRLVSYARPPGVRARRFALATGAVLVVLVAWHSLTHRGLQLTPEAEAALAQGLNEGPGGRDRDVSRFVDADFVPTGLVPPESPFFPAATTTSTGTYLPSRIITRTEAGELAAQAARERAARVRAEVERRGFAADELIGATQCVRCHPDVTAQWATSAHRFASFNNPFYTATIEDMREGSLEAGPEVIAHLREFGLEPDAAGRVKSKWCSGCHDPALMLAGAMDAPIDPATVEAQAGLTCLACHAIDRIHDNTGNGNYNIADEQEDPYLFAEAEAGTLGAYLHDAALKAKPSVHMAQLLKPVHSTSEFCATCHKVSLTEPVNNYRWLRGQNEYDAWHDSGVARNASRTFYLPAAARVCQDCHMPPEEAPLGDVSAEDGMVRSHRFLAVNTALPFLRGDTATIRRTEEFLRDEKLRVDIFAIRRGPNDDPEMGLDLSPPSVSPGETVMFEVVVRNQGVGHTFPGGTNDSNEGWLEFELVDAEGRRIAISGEIGADGYLDPMAHFFKSVILDREGRPIQKRNAQDIHVTAAVNVIGPGSADVAHYRITLPPDLPEGSLTARARLLWRKFDRAYTEFAFGANPQGFAEFDDVPELPITEIARDEVTIGVGGRVDPVSTEEQDEEIWVRYNDYGIALLMEGNDRLAERPFERVAEFFPDRVDGPLNLARMALIAGNLDDAFDNLERAETIEAGNPRVAWVWGGAHQEDGAYDASEAAYLAVLDAFPEDREAWFQLGRTRYLAQRYEAAVEAFDRTLAIDPEHRQAHYSRMLSLRALGRDEEAALGEAAFERYRIDEAAQAITRAYRAENPGVNLMAQDIRTHELRPIAPAGGAASADRSAGGAASPDRPARGGGGR comes from the coding sequence ATGAATGGACGCGGGCGGGAGACGGAGGAGGGGGCGCCGAACGCGGCCCGATCCGGTGCGTCGGACCGCGCCGGGGTGGCCGACGAGGCCGGCGGCTCCGGGGCCGACGCCGGGCGGGGGCGGCCGGTGCTGCGCTCCATCCTCGGGACGGGGCAGCGGCGCTGGCTGCGGTTCGGGCTCGGGGTCGCCGTGTTCATGCTGGCGAACACGCTCTATCTGCTCGCGAACCGGCTCGCGGACGGGCTGGGGCTCGAGTTCTTCGCGGTGGGAGAGAACTCGCTCCCCCAGCTCTTCCAGGCGATGGTGCTCACGCACACGGGTGTGGGGCTGCTGCTGGCCGCGATCATGTTCGGGTTCCTCGCCGCGCACCTCCCGACGGTGTGGAAGCGGAAGCACCGCGCCTCGATCCTGACGGGGATCGGGATGGGACTCGTGGGAGGCGTCCTCGTTCTCACCGGACTCTTCATCCTCACCGCCGCGGCGAGCCGCGAGAACAGCTGGGCGTGGTGGGCGCACGTGGGGAGCGCCGTCCTCATCGTCTCGGCCTACGCCGGGCACCGGTTGGTGAGCTACGCGCGTCCGCCGGGTGTGCGGGCCCGCCGCTTCGCGCTCGCCACCGGCGCCGTGCTCGTCGTTCTCGTCGCGTGGCACAGCCTCACCCACCGCGGGCTGCAGCTCACCCCGGAGGCCGAGGCCGCCCTCGCCCAGGGTCTGAACGAGGGCCCCGGAGGCCGCGACCGCGACGTTTCGCGCTTCGTCGATGCGGACTTCGTCCCGACCGGCCTGGTGCCGCCCGAGAGTCCGTTCTTCCCGGCCGCGACCACGACGAGCACGGGGACGTATCTGCCCTCCCGCATCATCACCCGCACGGAAGCGGGAGAGCTCGCCGCGCAGGCGGCCCGGGAGCGCGCGGCGCGCGTCCGCGCCGAGGTGGAACGGCGGGGGTTCGCGGCGGACGAACTCATCGGCGCCACCCAGTGCGTGCGCTGCCACCCCGATGTGACGGCGCAGTGGGCAACGTCCGCGCACCGCTTCGCCTCCTTCAACAACCCCTTCTATACGGCGACGATCGAGGACATGCGGGAGGGGTCGCTGGAGGCGGGGCCGGAGGTGATCGCGCACCTGCGGGAGTTCGGGCTCGAGCCGGACGCGGCCGGGCGCGTGAAGAGCAAGTGGTGCAGCGGGTGCCACGATCCCGCGCTCATGCTCGCCGGCGCCATGGACGCGCCGATCGATCCCGCCACGGTCGAGGCGCAGGCCGGGCTCACCTGCCTCGCCTGCCACGCGATCGACCGCATCCACGACAACACGGGCAACGGCAACTACAACATCGCCGACGAGCAGGAGGACCCCTACCTGTTCGCCGAGGCCGAGGCCGGGACGCTCGGCGCCTACCTGCACGACGCGGCGCTCAAGGCGAAGCCCTCCGTCCACATGGCGCAACTCCTGAAGCCGGTCCATTCGACGTCGGAGTTCTGCGCCACCTGCCACAAGGTGAGCCTCACGGAGCCGGTGAATAACTACCGCTGGCTGCGGGGGCAGAACGAGTACGACGCGTGGCACGACAGCGGGGTGGCGCGGAACGCGTCGCGCACCTTCTACCTGCCCGCGGCCGCGCGCGTGTGCCAGGACTGCCACATGCCGCCGGAGGAGGCGCCGCTGGGCGACGTCTCGGCCGAGGACGGAATGGTGCGCTCACACCGGTTCCTGGCCGTGAACACGGCGCTCCCCTTCCTGCGCGGCGACACGGCGACGATCCGCCGCACCGAGGAGTTCCTGCGGGACGAGAAGCTGCGGGTCGACATCTTCGCCATCCGGCGGGGTCCCAACGACGATCCCGAGATGGGGCTCGATCTCTCGCCTCCGAGCGTGTCTCCGGGGGAGACGGTCATGTTCGAGGTCGTGGTCCGGAACCAGGGCGTGGGCCACACCTTCCCCGGCGGGACGAACGACTCCAACGAGGGCTGGCTCGAGTTCGAACTGGTGGACGCCGAGGGGCGGCGGATCGCGATCAGCGGCGAGATCGGCGCGGACGGATACCTCGATCCGATGGCGCACTTCTTCAAGTCGGTGATCCTCGACCGCGAGGGGCGCCCCATCCAGAAGCGGAACGCGCAGGACATTCACGTGACCGCCGCGGTGAACGTGATCGGCCCCGGGAGCGCGGACGTCGCCCACTACCGGATCACGCTGCCGCCCGACCTGCCCGAGGGTTCGCTGACGGCGCGGGCGCGGCTCCTGTGGCGGAAGTTCGACCGGGCCTACACGGAGTTCGCGTTCGGCGCCAACCCGCAGGGGTTCGCGGAGTTCGACGACGTCCCGGAGCTGCCGATCACCGAGATCGCCCGCGACGAGGTCACGATCGGGGTGGGCGGCCGCGTGGACCCGGTCTCGACCGAGGAACAGGACGAGGAGATCTGGGTCCGCTACAACGACTACGGGATCGCACTCCTCATGGAGGGGAACGACCGGCTCGCCGAGCGCCCCTTCGAGCGCGTGGCGGAGTTCTTCCCGGACCGCGTGGACGGGCCGCTCAACCTGGCCCGCATGGCGCTCATCGCCGGCAACCTCGACGACGCGTTCGACAACCTCGAGCGGGCCGAAACCATCGAAGCGGGCAACCCGCGCGTGGCCTGGGTGTGGGGCGGCGCGCACCAGGAGGACGGCGCGTACGATGCCTCCGAGGCTGCGTACCTGGCGGTGCTCGACGCCTTCCCGGAGGACCGCGAGGCTTGGTTCCAGTTGGGGCGGACGCGATACCTTGCCCAGCGGTACGAGGCGGCGGTCGAGGCGTTCGACCGGACGCTGGCCATCGATCCCGAGCACCGGCAGGCGCACTACAGCCGCATGCTCAGCCTGCGGGCGCTGGGGCGCGACGAGGAAGCCGCGCTGGGCGAGGCGGCGTTCGAGCGTTACCGGATCGACGAGGCGGCGCAGGCGATCACGAGGGCCTACAGGGCGGAGAACCCCGGCGTGAACCTGATGGCACAGGATATCCGCACGCACGAACTGCGGCCGATCGCACCGGCGGGAGGCGCGGCGTCCGCGGATCGTTCGGCGGGAGGCGCGGCGTCCCCCGACCGTCCGGCGCGCGGCGGCGGAGGTCGATGA
- a CDS encoding ATP-binding protein: MDPILNPYSPGAGMPPPELAGRQDLMDRIRIALERARMRRPAKSVLAVGLRGVGKTVLLLKSSEYAESKGMLVTRVEAPESRSLPALLGPGLRLAMIQLEKKSRASELARRALRGLAGFAGALKVKYQDIEFGLDLDPEPGLADNGDLELDLQALLEAVGEACASADTGLVMFVDELQYVAEEELAALVVALHRAAQRSLPITLVGAGLPQLRGRMGRAKSYAERLFDFPEVGPLSAEAALTAIIKPARDLGVDFQPEAVDMILRETEGYPYFLQEWGKHVWDVAEETPITASDVRSASAAAVATLDEGFFMVRFDRSTQAERRYLRAMAELGPGPHRSGQIAAVLDRDVTSLAPMRAQLISKGMIWSPSHGDTAFTVPRFDRFMRRILPGDDWRS, from the coding sequence ATGGATCCGATCCTCAACCCCTATTCTCCCGGCGCAGGGATGCCTCCACCCGAACTGGCGGGCCGGCAAGATCTCATGGATCGGATCCGGATCGCGCTCGAGAGGGCGCGCATGCGTCGTCCCGCCAAGAGCGTGCTCGCAGTCGGCCTCCGGGGGGTCGGCAAGACCGTTCTCTTGCTGAAATCCAGCGAGTACGCCGAGTCGAAGGGCATGCTGGTCACACGTGTCGAAGCGCCCGAGTCACGCTCGCTTCCTGCCCTGCTGGGACCGGGCCTCCGCCTGGCCATGATCCAGCTGGAAAAGAAGTCGCGCGCCAGCGAACTGGCGAGGCGCGCACTCCGGGGTCTGGCGGGGTTCGCCGGGGCCCTCAAGGTAAAGTACCAGGACATCGAATTCGGACTCGATCTCGACCCCGAGCCGGGTCTCGCGGACAACGGCGATCTCGAGCTTGACCTGCAGGCACTTCTGGAAGCCGTCGGGGAGGCCTGCGCGAGCGCGGATACGGGACTGGTCATGTTCGTGGACGAGCTCCAATACGTCGCCGAAGAGGAACTGGCGGCGCTGGTCGTCGCGCTGCACCGGGCCGCTCAACGCAGTCTTCCGATCACCCTCGTGGGGGCGGGGCTCCCGCAGTTGCGCGGCCGGATGGGTCGCGCCAAGTCCTATGCCGAGCGTTTATTCGACTTTCCGGAGGTGGGTCCGCTGTCCGCGGAAGCCGCGTTAACGGCGATCATCAAGCCGGCCCGGGACCTGGGCGTGGATTTCCAGCCGGAAGCGGTCGACATGATCCTTCGGGAGACCGAGGGATACCCCTACTTTCTCCAGGAATGGGGGAAGCACGTATGGGACGTGGCAGAAGAAACGCCGATCACGGCGAGCGATGTGCGGTCGGCGTCCGCAGCGGCCGTCGCGACGCTTGATGAGGGGTTCTTCATGGTGCGCTTCGATCGATCGACGCAAGCGGAGCGAAGATACCTCCGGGCCATGGCCGAACTCGGTCCGGGACCACATCGCTCTGGGCAGATTGCCGCGGTGCTTGACCGGGACGTCACTTCGCTCGCACCCATGCGCGCCCAATTGATCTCAAAGGGAATGATCTGGAGCCCCAGCCACGGAGACACCGCGTTTACAGTTCCCCGTTTCGACCGTTTCATGCGGCGGATCCTGCCCGGAGACGATTGGCGTTCGTAG
- a CDS encoding CRTAC1 family protein, which produces MNARRAGPLSIGLLAAATACGPDESEDAEAPSYTQTRPSFTAREGSDATTSIRFTDVTAAARIDFVHATGAFGEKWMPETMGSGVVVLDYDGDGWPDLFFVNSTGWEGRAEDRGARSMLLRNLGDGTFRDVTREAGLDRPLYGMGGAAADYDADGDTDLYVTAVGDNRLYRNDGGRFTDVTSETGTAGNAPDATDPAWSTASAWFDADGDGWLDLLVCNYVDWTPETDLFFTRDGVNKSYATPEEYNGESCRLLRNEPASAGVGGSSVPGAAARTSARRFRDVTAESGLENPEGKSLGIVIDDFTGNGLPDVAIANDTYQNFLYRNEGDGTFADVALDAGVAFDEFGRARAGMGVDVGDILNRGQLSIAIGNFSNEPVSLFTQIQAGLFQDLAGSARLTRSTLLPLTFGLRFADFDLDRYVDLVLGNGHIEPEIEAIQGDVTFAQPPQLFRNDGRGGFIDAGAMAGGGFDEPIVARGVATFDYDRDGDLDLVISTNGGAAKLFRNDLEPGPGWVRLRLEGAAPNLGAVGATVRVFVGDVAQRFVVSTASSYLSQSEANPVLAGLGGAPRADSVVVVWPGGARTVTGPVEAGAALTIRE; this is translated from the coding sequence ATGAACGCTCGCCGCGCCGGACCCCTCTCGATCGGCCTCCTCGCGGCGGCGACGGCCTGCGGTCCCGACGAATCCGAGGACGCGGAGGCGCCCTCCTATACCCAGACGCGCCCGAGCTTCACGGCGCGCGAGGGCAGCGACGCGACGACGTCGATCCGTTTCACGGACGTCACGGCGGCGGCGCGGATCGACTTCGTCCACGCCACAGGCGCCTTCGGCGAGAAGTGGATGCCCGAGACCATGGGGAGCGGCGTCGTCGTGCTCGACTACGACGGCGACGGCTGGCCCGACCTCTTCTTCGTGAACAGCACGGGCTGGGAGGGGCGCGCGGAGGACCGGGGCGCCCGGTCCATGCTCCTGCGGAATCTCGGGGATGGGACGTTCCGCGACGTCACGCGCGAGGCCGGCCTCGACCGGCCCCTCTACGGCATGGGCGGGGCGGCGGCCGACTACGACGCGGACGGGGACACGGACCTCTACGTGACGGCGGTCGGGGACAACCGGCTGTACCGGAACGACGGGGGACGATTCACCGACGTGACCTCGGAGACCGGTACGGCGGGGAACGCGCCGGACGCGACGGATCCCGCCTGGTCCACGGCTTCGGCCTGGTTCGACGCCGACGGGGACGGCTGGCTCGACCTCCTCGTCTGCAACTACGTGGACTGGACGCCGGAGACCGACCTCTTCTTCACCCGCGATGGGGTGAATAAATCCTATGCGACCCCCGAGGAATACAACGGCGAGTCCTGCCGCCTCCTGCGGAACGAGCCGGCCTCGGCGGGGGTCGGCGGCTCCTCGGTTCCGGGCGCGGCGGCCCGGACCTCCGCGCGGCGCTTCCGGGACGTGACGGCCGAATCCGGCCTCGAGAACCCCGAGGGGAAATCGCTCGGCATCGTGATCGACGACTTCACCGGGAACGGCCTCCCGGACGTCGCGATCGCGAACGACACCTACCAGAACTTCCTCTATCGGAACGAGGGAGACGGGACTTTCGCCGACGTGGCGCTCGATGCGGGGGTCGCCTTCGACGAGTTCGGCCGGGCGCGGGCCGGGATGGGGGTCGACGTCGGGGACATCCTCAACCGGGGGCAACTCTCGATCGCGATCGGCAACTTCTCGAACGAGCCCGTGTCGCTGTTCACGCAGATCCAGGCGGGGCTGTTCCAGGACCTGGCCGGGTCGGCGCGGCTCACGCGGTCGACGCTCCTGCCGCTCACGTTCGGGCTCCGCTTCGCGGACTTCGATCTCGACCGCTACGTGGATCTCGTGCTCGGGAACGGCCACATCGAGCCGGAGATCGAGGCGATCCAGGGGGACGTGACCTTCGCGCAGCCGCCGCAGTTGTTCCGGAACGACGGGCGCGGGGGGTTCATCGACGCCGGCGCCATGGCGGGCGGGGGATTCGACGAGCCGATCGTGGCGCGCGGGGTGGCGACCTTCGACTACGACCGCGACGGGGATCTCGACCTGGTGATCTCGACGAACGGCGGGGCGGCGAAGCTCTTCCGGAACGATCTTGAGCCCGGTCCGGGCTGGGTGCGGTTGCGCCTGGAGGGGGCGGCGCCGAATCTCGGCGCGGTCGGGGCGACGGTGCGGGTGTTCGTGGGCGACGTGGCGCAGCGGTTCGTGGTCTCGACCGCCTCGTCGTATCTCTCGCAGTCCGAGGCGAACCCTGTGCTCGCGGGCCTGGGCGGGGCGCCGCGGGCGGACAGCGTCGTCGTCGTCTGGCCCGGAGGTGCCCGAACCGTCACCGGACCCGTTGAGGCGGGCGCGGCACTCACAATCCGCGAGTAG
- a CDS encoding type II toxin-antitoxin system Phd/YefM family antitoxin: protein MSNAWQVQEAKARFSALLETALTQGPQVVTKRGVEAAVLVPIDHWRRLEKMAKPSLKELLLAPEARTDHLVPPRREVRQRATPRFD, encoded by the coding sequence ATGAGCAACGCGTGGCAGGTTCAGGAAGCGAAGGCGCGTTTCAGCGCGCTTCTTGAGACGGCGTTGACGCAGGGGCCGCAAGTTGTCACGAAACGCGGCGTCGAAGCCGCGGTCCTGGTGCCCATCGACCACTGGAGACGGTTGGAGAAGATGGCCAAGCCGAGCCTGAAAGAACTGCTGCTCGCGCCCGAGGCCCGGACGGACCATCTCGTTCCGCCGCGCCGCGAAGTGCGGCAGCGGGCGACGCCCCGATTCGACTAG
- a CDS encoding type II toxin-antitoxin system VapC family toxin, translating to MFLLDTNVVSELRRPRPHGGVLAWFRDVPAAELRLSAVTVGEIQAGIEITREQDSARAAELEAWLDKVLETYEVLPVDATAFREWARIMHGQSDTLLQDGMIGAVATVNRLTVATRNVRDFERLGVKTVNPFGHSER from the coding sequence GTGTTCCTGCTCGATACCAACGTCGTTTCGGAGTTGCGGCGCCCGAGGCCGCACGGCGGGGTGCTGGCATGGTTTCGCGACGTTCCCGCCGCCGAATTGCGTCTCTCGGCGGTCACGGTCGGTGAGATTCAGGCCGGAATCGAGATCACCCGCGAGCAGGATTCGGCCAGGGCCGCGGAACTGGAAGCGTGGCTCGACAAGGTCCTCGAGACGTACGAAGTGCTCCCGGTGGATGCGACCGCCTTCCGTGAATGGGCGCGGATCATGCACGGGCAATCGGACACGCTGCTCCAGGATGGAATGATCGGCGCCGTCGCCACGGTGAACCGACTGACCGTGGCGACCCGCAACGTCCGCGATTTCGAGCGACTCGGCGTGAAGACCGTCAACCCGTTCGGGCATTCGGAGCGCTGA
- a CDS encoding solute:sodium symporter family transporter, translated as MTFRPLDVAAFAGFLLLVVGVSLYASRGRRDAAGYFLAGRNLPWWLIGFSLIASNISTEHFVGMAGRGYDIGLAIASYEWMAAVTLVLVGLFFLPRFLAAGIFTIPEYLEFRYDVRTRTLMAGFILAAYVLVALATVLYSGALALESIFGLDVSAGIWLIGVLAGGYTIYGGLKAVVWSDLLQGVALLLGGVLVTVLGFRAMGGIGPFLDAADGKLHTVLPWNHPEMPWVAVFIGGLWIPNIFYWGLNQFITQRTLAARSLADGQRGLFLAGFIKLFIPFIIIFPGIMAAELFADQVTNPDQAYPVMMRELLPVGLTGIMFAALFGAVMSSLDSMLNSAATIFSVDLYKRHLRPEASSRRLMVVGRMTTGVLVVVACLWAPVVARAPSVFEYIQMFWGFISPGIVAAFLFGIFAPRTPPAAAFGGMVLGIPVYGVLLGLLPEVAFLHHMAITFLAISAYIVLVTRARPLSVARRLPRAAEGVDLTPAPRAGFWAGGVIAGAAVLYIIFW; from the coding sequence ATGACCTTCCGGCCGCTCGATGTTGCGGCGTTCGCGGGCTTTCTGCTGCTCGTGGTCGGGGTGTCGCTCTACGCCTCTCGCGGGCGGCGGGACGCGGCGGGATACTTCCTCGCTGGTCGTAACCTCCCCTGGTGGCTCATCGGGTTCTCGCTCATCGCGTCGAACATCTCGACGGAACACTTCGTGGGGATGGCGGGGCGGGGCTACGACATCGGACTCGCGATCGCGAGCTACGAGTGGATGGCGGCCGTCACCCTCGTCCTCGTCGGACTCTTCTTCCTGCCGCGCTTCCTCGCGGCGGGGATCTTCACCATCCCCGAGTACCTCGAATTCCGCTACGACGTGCGCACGCGCACCCTGATGGCGGGCTTCATCCTCGCGGCGTACGTGCTCGTGGCGCTCGCGACGGTGCTGTACTCCGGCGCGCTCGCTCTGGAGTCGATCTTCGGCCTCGACGTGTCGGCCGGCATCTGGCTCATCGGCGTGCTCGCGGGCGGGTACACCATTTACGGCGGACTGAAGGCGGTGGTGTGGTCCGATCTCCTCCAGGGCGTGGCGCTCCTCCTCGGCGGCGTGCTCGTGACCGTGCTGGGGTTCCGGGCCATGGGCGGCATCGGCCCCTTCCTCGACGCGGCGGACGGAAAGCTCCACACCGTCCTCCCGTGGAACCACCCGGAGATGCCGTGGGTCGCCGTCTTCATCGGGGGCCTGTGGATCCCGAACATCTTCTACTGGGGACTGAACCAGTTCATCACGCAGCGCACGCTGGCGGCGCGCAGCCTGGCGGACGGGCAGCGTGGGCTCTTCCTGGCCGGCTTCATCAAGTTGTTCATCCCGTTCATCATCATCTTCCCGGGGATCATGGCGGCCGAGCTGTTCGCCGATCAGGTGACGAACCCGGACCAGGCCTACCCGGTGATGATGCGCGAACTCCTCCCGGTCGGGCTGACGGGGATCATGTTCGCGGCGCTGTTCGGGGCCGTGATGAGTTCGCTCGACTCGATGCTCAACTCGGCGGCGACGATCTTCAGCGTCGACCTCTACAAGCGGCACCTGCGGCCCGAGGCGTCATCGCGGCGCCTCATGGTCGTGGGACGGATGACGACGGGCGTGCTCGTGGTGGTGGCGTGCCTGTGGGCGCCTGTCGTGGCCCGCGCGCCGAGCGTGTTCGAGTACATCCAGATGTTCTGGGGGTTCATCTCGCCGGGGATCGTGGCCGCGTTCCTGTTCGGGATCTTCGCGCCGCGCACGCCGCCCGCCGCCGCCTTCGGCGGGATGGTGCTCGGGATCCCCGTCTACGGCGTCCTCCTGGGGCTGCTGCCGGAGGTCGCGTTCCTCCACCACATGGCGATCACCTTCCTCGCGATCAGCGCGTACATCGTCCTCGTGACCCGCGCGCGGCCGCTCTCGGTCGCCCGCCGGCTGCCGCGTGCCGCGGAAGGCGTGGACCTGACGCCCGCCCCCCGTGCCGGATTCTGGGCCGGAGGCGTGATCGCGGGAGCCGCCGTCCTCTACATCATCTTCTGGTAA
- a CDS encoding UPF0149 family protein has translation MRESTGPIMGADRETLATWLSKPGQEAWMTIFEIEGFFFALAAGPRLCPPAEWLPLVVGGDVPEFESETETDRIMRALFSVYNEVTADVRQRDGALPASLEFRDDLEANLEPDAPVSQWARGFMKGHLWLEEDWRAGGDEVMDELGLSLWGLGIWANRSTLESVLEEEDESASLEDALAGARSVFPDCAAMYAKAGLSLEGIARERKPRRPAVRADRPGRNAPCPCGSGRKHKKCCGRIRLV, from the coding sequence GTGAGAGAGTCGACGGGACCCATTATGGGCGCGGATCGCGAGACGCTGGCCACCTGGCTCTCGAAGCCCGGGCAGGAGGCCTGGATGACGATCTTCGAGATCGAGGGCTTCTTCTTCGCTCTGGCCGCGGGCCCGCGCCTTTGCCCGCCGGCGGAGTGGCTTCCGCTCGTCGTCGGCGGGGATGTGCCGGAGTTCGAGTCGGAGACCGAGACGGACCGCATCATGCGGGCGCTGTTCTCGGTGTACAACGAAGTCACGGCGGATGTCCGCCAGCGCGACGGCGCCCTCCCGGCGTCCCTCGAGTTCCGCGACGATCTCGAAGCCAACCTGGAACCCGACGCTCCCGTGTCGCAGTGGGCTCGCGGCTTCATGAAGGGCCACTTGTGGCTCGAGGAAGACTGGCGCGCCGGGGGCGATGAGGTGATGGACGAACTCGGCCTCTCACTCTGGGGACTCGGGATCTGGGCAAACCGGTCGACGCTCGAGTCCGTGCTGGAGGAGGAGGATGAAAGCGCCTCGCTCGAGGACGCCCTCGCGGGCGCACGAAGCGTCTTTCCCGATTGCGCGGCGATGTACGCGAAAGCGGGCCTGTCGCTCGAGGGAATCGCGCGCGAACGGAAACCTCGACGCCCCGCCGTTCGCGCCGACCGGCCGGGCCGGAACGCGCCATGCCCCTGCGGGAGCGGGCGAAAACACAAGAAATGCTGCGGTCGGATCCGGCTCGTGTAG
- a CDS encoding PIN domain-containing protein: protein MNPCTILDTGPLVAFLNSRDGHHRWARDQWARVEPPFLTCEAVIAEACFLAQRLGAGAPEAVVSLAERGVLVVSFRLADEAAAVARMMKKYDDVPMSLADACLVRMSEQHPGSVILTLDGDFRIYRRSGRHPIPTRMPGA, encoded by the coding sequence ATGAACCCGTGCACCATTCTCGATACGGGCCCGCTGGTCGCCTTCCTGAACTCGCGGGACGGGCATCACCGTTGGGCACGGGACCAGTGGGCCCGCGTCGAACCTCCGTTCCTCACCTGCGAAGCCGTCATCGCCGAGGCGTGCTTTCTGGCGCAGCGTCTCGGCGCCGGAGCGCCGGAAGCCGTGGTCTCGCTCGCCGAGCGGGGCGTTCTCGTTGTGTCGTTCAGGCTGGCGGACGAGGCCGCCGCGGTCGCGCGGATGATGAAGAAGTACGACGACGTCCCGATGTCCCTGGCGGATGCGTGCCTCGTCCGGATGTCCGAACAGCACCCGGGCAGCGTGATCCTCACCCTGGACGGCGACTTCAGGATCTACCGCAGAAGCGGCCGCCACCCCATCCCGACCCGGATGCCCGGCGCGTGA
- a CDS encoding ribbon-helix-helix protein, CopG family — protein sequence MKPVSLKMPGHLAREVSEAARRRGVSRSALIREALEAFLRMERSTPPVSALSRAADLAGAFSGPEDLSANPDYLRGFGR from the coding sequence ATGAAGCCTGTATCGCTGAAGATGCCGGGGCACCTCGCTCGGGAGGTCTCCGAGGCCGCGCGCCGGCGGGGAGTGAGCCGATCGGCGCTGATCCGCGAGGCCCTCGAGGCATTCCTGCGCATGGAGAGAAGCACGCCACCCGTTTCCGCCCTGTCCCGGGCCGCCGATCTAGCTGGCGCCTTCTCGGGGCCCGAGGATCTGTCGGCGAACCCGGACTACCTGCGCGGCTTCGGTCGATGA
- the trxB gene encoding thioredoxin-disulfide reductase: MSTENVVIIGSGPAAWTAAIYAARANLNPLVFEGAGSRTMIPGGQLMFTTDVENYPGFPEGVSGIDMMLDFKKQALRFDTRVFTEDIVEVDFSNRPFLLRSSGGQEVRAETVIVATGANARWLGVPGEERLAQSGGGVSACAVCDGALPVFRDQVLAVVGGGDSAMEEALYLTKFASEVLLIHRRDELRASQIMQERALASDKIRFLWNRTVEEVFGDDAITGLRLRDTVTGEASEVEVGGMFVAIGHIPNTAFLQGQVDLKENGYVDMPTPWRTDTNVPGVFAAGDVMDDYYRQAVSAAGTGCMAALDAERFLAHNG, encoded by the coding sequence ATGAGCACAGAAAACGTTGTCATCATCGGCTCGGGCCCCGCCGCGTGGACGGCGGCCATCTATGCGGCCCGGGCGAACCTGAATCCGCTCGTGTTCGAAGGTGCGGGGAGCCGCACCATGATCCCGGGTGGGCAGCTTATGTTCACAACTGATGTGGAGAACTATCCCGGCTTCCCCGAAGGGGTTAGCGGCATCGACATGATGTTGGACTTCAAGAAGCAGGCGCTGCGTTTCGACACGCGCGTGTTCACCGAGGACATCGTCGAGGTCGACTTCTCCAATCGACCCTTCCTGCTCCGTTCGTCAGGGGGTCAGGAGGTGCGCGCGGAGACCGTGATCGTGGCCACGGGGGCCAACGCGCGCTGGCTCGGCGTGCCGGGCGAGGAGCGGCTCGCGCAGAGTGGGGGTGGCGTGTCCGCGTGCGCCGTGTGCGACGGCGCCCTGCCCGTCTTCCGGGACCAGGTCCTCGCCGTCGTGGGAGGGGGCGACAGCGCGATGGAGGAGGCGCTCTACCTCACGAAGTTCGCGAGCGAGGTGCTGCTCATCCACCGGCGCGACGAACTGCGGGCGTCGCAGATCATGCAGGAGCGGGCCCTCGCCAGCGACAAGATCCGCTTTCTCTGGAACCGGACTGTGGAGGAGGTGTTCGGGGACGACGCGATCACCGGCCTCCGCCTGCGCGACACGGTGACGGGCGAGGCGTCGGAGGTCGAGGTGGGCGGGATGTTCGTGGCCATCGGCCACATCCCCAACACGGCGTTCCTGCAGGGCCAGGTCGACCTCAAGGAGAACGGCTACGTCGACATGCCCACGCCGTGGCGCACGGACACGAACGTGCCCGGAGTGTTCGCGGCGGGCGACGTCATGGACGACTACTACCGGCAGGCCGTCTCCGCGGCGGGCACCGGCTGCATGGCCGCCCTCGACGCCGAACGCTTCCTCGCCCACAACGGGTAG